A stretch of DNA from Oculatellaceae cyanobacterium:
CTAACGTCTACATTATCGGCGGTGCAAATGGTTCTGGTAAAACTACCGCCGCATTGCAAATCCTTCCCTACTTCCTAGAAGTATTTGAATATGTCAACGCTGATGAAATAGCAGCCGGACTTTCTCCGTTTAATCCTGAATCCGTCGCCATTCAAGCTGGACGATTAATGTTAGAAAGACTAGCAACGCTAGTGAATGCTGACGCTGATTTCGCTTTTGAAACTACATTAGCAGCCCGTAACTTTGCCCGATTCTTGAGGCGATGTAAAGGCAAAAGTTATATGATAAACTTAATCTACTTTTGGTTACAAAGTCCTGAATTAGCGATCGCACGGGTACGCAGACGAGTAGAAAGTGGCGGT
This window harbors:
- a CDS encoding zeta toxin family protein, with the translated sequence MPNVYIIGGANGSGKTTAALQILPYFLEVFEYVNADEIAAGLSPFNPESVAIQAGRLMLERLATLVNADADFAFETTLAARNFARFLRRCKGKSYMINLIYFWLQSPELAIARVRRRVESGGHNIPEETIRRRYERGRKNLIELYLPLCDRWIVYDNSNPDLQIVAEHPLNQENIIYQPQLWSQIITNTYE